One window of Micropterus dolomieu isolate WLL.071019.BEF.003 ecotype Adirondacks linkage group LG13, ASM2129224v1, whole genome shotgun sequence genomic DNA carries:
- the m17 gene encoding IL-6 subfamily cytokine M17 translates to MNGHVKSMHFQQFMQPATTLLSLLLVMAVDSTRTVAASRNQQCGNSLQQTLKLTRLIQKESVDLIKTYKASQGEMSELFCKVSVNNVPDPNISGLEPSQRIASIYTHLQAFFPHFKRVYEQQTDLQLPTSPLLTKLTAVSAGSRNLADRIKSFYQSLFPNLPEPEPAGGPTTLPPPQNVFQQKVYGCVVLKTYKELLSNISRELRTLQKQSVQKDTKKHTLFLRMTSWP, encoded by the exons ATGAATGGTCATGTAAAGAGTATGCATTTTCAACAATTCATGCAACCAGCAACAA CGTTACTCTCTCTCCTGCTGGTTATGGCTGTTGATTCAACAAGAACTGTGGCAGCAAGCAGAAACCAGCAGTGTGGGAATTCACTGCAACAGACTTTGAAGCTAACCAGACTCATACAGAAGGAATCTGTTGACCTAATCAAAACATAT AAAGCCTCTCAAGGAGAAATGTCAGAGCTCTTTTGCAAGGTGTCAGTCAACAACGTCCCTGACCCCAACATCTCCGGCCTTGAGCCATCACAGAGGATAGCGAGCATCTACACACATCTCCAAGCCTTCTTCCCACATTTTAAACGGGTGTATGAGCAGCAGACAGACTTACAGTTACCCACAAGCCCATTGCTGACCAAGCTCACGGCCGTCAGTGCTGGCAGCAGGAACCTGGCAGATCGCATTAAAAGCTTTTATCAGAGCCTCTTCCCGAACCTGCCGGAACCGGAGCCAGCAGGGGGGCCGACAACACTACCTCCACCCCAGAATGTCTTCCAGCAGAAGGTCTACGGCTGTGTGGTCCTGAAGACCTACAAGGAGCTCCTGTCAAATATTTCCCGAGAACTGAGGACTctacaaaaacaaagtgtgcagaaggacacaaaaaaacacactcttTTT